The Sporosarcina sp. 6E9 genome segment GTAAACAATAGTCTTTATCCTCGAAAGACTTTTTTATCGCTGGTTCAACTTCTTCCCATGGCAACTTATAATTACCTTTGATTATCCTTTCTTTTAATTCCTCATACAACTCGATTTCTAGGTTTCGTGTCGTAGCTATTGGCTCGATTGTTTGAATTGATCTTGCAAAAGGGCTTGAAACAATTACATCGATTTTTTCACTAAGCATAAGTTTAGCTACTTTTTCAGCATCAAGTTCACCATCTTTTGATAGTTTCCGAGTTCTTTCTTCACCGTGAATGAAAGGTGATTCAGCATGTCGAATCATATAAATATTTGTAGTAATTGATTCCCCCAATATAACTCTCTCCTATTACCAATTACAATCCTAAGTTTTTGGCGATAATGACTTTCATTATTTCATTCGTGCCGGCATATATCGAAGCCACTGGGATATCCCTGTAACGTCTTGCAATCTTATACTCTTCCATATAGCCATAGCCACCATACAATTGCATGCATTCAACCGAAATATCCCGTGCAGTTTCAGTAAGCCAATATTTAGCCATCGAAACCTTGGTGACAACATCTTTTCCAGCAATATGATCTTCGATTAGCGACTCTAAGAATGATTTACCAAGCTCTACTTTTGTCGCCATTTCAGCAATCTTGAATTGTGTATTTTGGAATGAAGATACTGGTTTTCCAAATGCTTTCCGCGATGTAACATAATCGATTGTCATTTCCAGCATATCTTCAGATGCAATTTGAGCACCGATTGCGACAACAAGTCGTTCTTGCTGAAGTTTTTCCATTAGGTAGGAGAATCCTTTCCCCTCTTCACCAAGCAGATTAGCTACAGGGACTCGAGCATCCTCAAAGAATAGTTCAGCAGTATCTTGCGCATGGAGCCCGACTTTATCTAGTTTACGACCTTTTGTGAATCCAGGTGTTCCTTCCTCTACAACAAGCAAGCTAATTCCACGATGTTTCGGCTCCGCTTTTGGATCCGTTTTTACAACAACGAGAAAAAGATTGCCGTTAATCCCATTCGTAATAAAAGTCTTTTGACCATTAACAATATAATGATCCCCATCTCGGATTGCTGTCGTTTGAACATTCGCTAAATCAGAACCTGTACCCGGTTCTGTCATTGCAATCCCGGTAATAACATCAGCCGTAATACATCCAGGTAACCAACGTTTCTTCTGTTCGTCTGATCCAAACGATTCTATATAAGGCACA includes the following:
- a CDS encoding histidine phosphatase family protein; translation: MGESITTNIYMIRHAESPFIHGEERTRKLSKDGELDAEKVAKLMLSEKIDVIVSSPFARSIQTIEPIATTRNLEIELYEELKERIIKGNYKLPWEEVEPAIKKSFEDKDYCLPGGETTRQAQQRAVPIIKLLLKDFEGKSIVIGTHGNIMTAIMNYFNGNYGYDFWASTSKPDIYKLIFVDGVLTDVKRIWE
- a CDS encoding acyl-CoA dehydrogenase family protein, with protein sequence MGKYRFETDEHSMFRDSLRKFLEKEAQPYYDNWEKERMIPISFWRKLGEMGFLCPQVDEEYGGLGLDFSFGVIINEELERVGTSLVGVGLHNDIVVPYIESFGSDEQKKRWLPGCITADVITGIAMTEPGTGSDLANVQTTAIRDGDHYIVNGQKTFITNGINGNLFLVVVKTDPKAEPKHRGISLLVVEEGTPGFTKGRKLDKVGLHAQDTAELFFEDARVPVANLLGEEGKGFSYLMEKLQQERLVVAIGAQIASEDMLEMTIDYVTSRKAFGKPVSSFQNTQFKIAEMATKVELGKSFLESLIEDHIAGKDVVTKVSMAKYWLTETARDISVECMQLYGGYGYMEEYKIARRYRDIPVASIYAGTNEIMKVIIAKNLGL